Proteins encoded in a region of the Sebastes fasciatus isolate fSebFas1 chromosome 9, fSebFas1.pri, whole genome shotgun sequence genome:
- the ldb1a gene encoding LIM domain-binding protein 1-A isoform X2, with protein MSVGGCACPGCSSKSFKLYSPKEPPNGGSFPPFHPGAMLDRDVGPTPMYPPSYMEPGMGRPTPYGNQTDYRIYELNKRLQNWTEDCDNLWWDAFTTEFFEDDAMLTITFCLEDGPKRYTIGRTLIPRYFRSIFEGGATELFYVLKHPKESFHSNFVSLDCDQCTMVTQNGKPMFTQVCVEGRLYLEFMFDDMMRIKTWHFSIRQHREVLPRSILAMHDPQMLDQLAKNITRCGLSNSTLNYLRLCVILEPMQELMSRHKTYSLSPRDCLKTCLFQKWQRMVAPPAEPARQAPNKRRKRKVSGGSTVSSGGGSNNNTNSKKKSPANSFSLSSQVPDVMMVGEPTLMGGEFGDEDERLITRLENTQFDGANGLDDEDSFNSSPALGAHSPWNNKAPSSQESKNDNSQSSQ; from the exons GCTGTTCGTCAAAGTCATTCAAGCTGTACTCTCCTAAGGAGCCCCCCAACGGCGGCAGCTTTCCCCCCTTCCACCCAGGCGCTATGCTGGACAGAGATGTGGG GCCTACACCCATGTACCCCCCATCATACATGGAGCCTGGAATGGG GAGACCCACACCGTACGGGAACCAGACAGATTACCGGATATATGAGCTGAACAAAAGGCTACAGAATTGGACAGAG GACTGTGACAATCTCTGGTGGGATGCCTTCACCACAGAGTTCTTTGAGGATGACGCCATGCTCACCATCACCTTCTGTCTGGAAGATGGACCCAAGCGATACA CCATCGGCAGGACGTTGATTCCACGATACTTTCGAAGTATCTTTGAGGGAGGCGCCACCGAGCTGTTCTATGTTTTGAAGCACCCAAAGGAGTCCTTCCACAGTAACTTTGTGTCTCTCGACTGTGACCAGTGCACCATGGTGACCCAGAACGGCAAACCCATGTTCACACAG GTTTGTGTGGAGGGCCGCCTGTACCTAGAGTTCATGTTTGATGACATGATGAGGATCAAGACGTGGCACTTCAGCATcagacaacacagagaggtcCTACCAAGGAGCATTTTGGCTATGCAT GATCCCCAAATGCTCGATCAGCTGGCTAAAAATATCACCAGATGTGGGCTGTCCAACTCCACGCTCAACTACCTCCGT CTATGTGTGATATTGGAGCCCATGCAAGAGTTGATGTCAAGGCATAAGACCTATAGCTTGAGCCCCAGAGACTGCCTGAAGACTTGCCTCTTCCAAAAGTGGCAAAGAATGGTAGCACCTCCAG CTGAGCCAGCCAGACAAGCTCCAAACAAGCGGCGGAAAAGGAAGGTGTCTGGCGGAAGCACCGTGAGCTCCGGTGGAGGCAGCAATAACAACACCAACAGCAAAAAGAAGAGTCCAGCCAACAGCTTTTCACTCTCCAGCCAGGTACCT GACGTGATGATGGTGGGAGAGCCCACTCTGATGGGAGGGGAGTTTGGTGACGAGGACGAGCGTCTGATCACGCGGCTGGAGAACACGCAGTTCGATGGGGCGAATGGCCTGGACGATGAGGACAGTTTCAACAGCTCGCCTGCACTGGGGGCACACTCGCCCTGGAACAACAAGGCTCCCTCCAGTCAGGAGAGCAAGAACGACAACTCCCAGTCGTCCCAGTAG
- the ldb1a gene encoding LIM domain-binding protein 1-A isoform X5: MLDRDVGPTPMYPPSYMEPGMGRPTPYGNQTDYRIYELNKRLQNWTEDCDNLWWDAFTTEFFEDDAMLTITFCLEDGPKRYTIGRTLIPRYFRSIFEGGATELFYVLKHPKESFHSNFVSLDCDQCTMVTQNGKPMFTQVCVEGRLYLEFMFDDMMRIKTWHFSIRQHREVLPRSILAMHDPQMLDQLAKNITRCGLSNSTLNYLRLCVILEPMQELMSRHKTYSLSPRDCLKTCLFQKWQRMVAPPAEPARQAPNKRRKRKVSGGSTVSSGGGSNNNTNSKKKSPANSFSLSSQVPDVMMVGEPTLMGGEFGDEDERLITRLENTQFDGANGLDDEDSFNSSPALGAHSPWNNKAPSSQESKNDNSQSSQ, translated from the exons ATGCTGGACAGAGATGTGGG GCCTACACCCATGTACCCCCCATCATACATGGAGCCTGGAATGGG GAGACCCACACCGTACGGGAACCAGACAGATTACCGGATATATGAGCTGAACAAAAGGCTACAGAATTGGACAGAG GACTGTGACAATCTCTGGTGGGATGCCTTCACCACAGAGTTCTTTGAGGATGACGCCATGCTCACCATCACCTTCTGTCTGGAAGATGGACCCAAGCGATACA CCATCGGCAGGACGTTGATTCCACGATACTTTCGAAGTATCTTTGAGGGAGGCGCCACCGAGCTGTTCTATGTTTTGAAGCACCCAAAGGAGTCCTTCCACAGTAACTTTGTGTCTCTCGACTGTGACCAGTGCACCATGGTGACCCAGAACGGCAAACCCATGTTCACACAG GTTTGTGTGGAGGGCCGCCTGTACCTAGAGTTCATGTTTGATGACATGATGAGGATCAAGACGTGGCACTTCAGCATcagacaacacagagaggtcCTACCAAGGAGCATTTTGGCTATGCAT GATCCCCAAATGCTCGATCAGCTGGCTAAAAATATCACCAGATGTGGGCTGTCCAACTCCACGCTCAACTACCTCCGT CTATGTGTGATATTGGAGCCCATGCAAGAGTTGATGTCAAGGCATAAGACCTATAGCTTGAGCCCCAGAGACTGCCTGAAGACTTGCCTCTTCCAAAAGTGGCAAAGAATGGTAGCACCTCCAG CTGAGCCAGCCAGACAAGCTCCAAACAAGCGGCGGAAAAGGAAGGTGTCTGGCGGAAGCACCGTGAGCTCCGGTGGAGGCAGCAATAACAACACCAACAGCAAAAAGAAGAGTCCAGCCAACAGCTTTTCACTCTCCAGCCAGGTACCT GACGTGATGATGGTGGGAGAGCCCACTCTGATGGGAGGGGAGTTTGGTGACGAGGACGAGCGTCTGATCACGCGGCTGGAGAACACGCAGTTCGATGGGGCGAATGGCCTGGACGATGAGGACAGTTTCAACAGCTCGCCTGCACTGGGGGCACACTCGCCCTGGAACAACAAGGCTCCCTCCAGTCAGGAGAGCAAGAACGACAACTCCCAGTCGTCCCAGTAG
- the ldb1a gene encoding LIM domain-binding protein 1-A isoform X1 produces the protein MSIRHEQYLHSSCSSKSFKLYSPKEPPNGGSFPPFHPGAMLDRDVGPTPMYPPSYMEPGMGRPTPYGNQTDYRIYELNKRLQNWTEDCDNLWWDAFTTEFFEDDAMLTITFCLEDGPKRYTIGRTLIPRYFRSIFEGGATELFYVLKHPKESFHSNFVSLDCDQCTMVTQNGKPMFTQVCVEGRLYLEFMFDDMMRIKTWHFSIRQHREVLPRSILAMHDPQMLDQLAKNITRCGLSNSTLNYLRLCVILEPMQELMSRHKTYSLSPRDCLKTCLFQKWQRMVAPPAEPARQAPNKRRKRKVSGGSTVSSGGGSNNNTNSKKKSPANSFSLSSQVPDVMMVGEPTLMGGEFGDEDERLITRLENTQFDGANGLDDEDSFNSSPALGAHSPWNNKAPSSQESKNDNSQSSQ, from the exons ATGTCCATTAGGCATGAGCAATATCTGCACAGCA GCTGTTCGTCAAAGTCATTCAAGCTGTACTCTCCTAAGGAGCCCCCCAACGGCGGCAGCTTTCCCCCCTTCCACCCAGGCGCTATGCTGGACAGAGATGTGGG GCCTACACCCATGTACCCCCCATCATACATGGAGCCTGGAATGGG GAGACCCACACCGTACGGGAACCAGACAGATTACCGGATATATGAGCTGAACAAAAGGCTACAGAATTGGACAGAG GACTGTGACAATCTCTGGTGGGATGCCTTCACCACAGAGTTCTTTGAGGATGACGCCATGCTCACCATCACCTTCTGTCTGGAAGATGGACCCAAGCGATACA CCATCGGCAGGACGTTGATTCCACGATACTTTCGAAGTATCTTTGAGGGAGGCGCCACCGAGCTGTTCTATGTTTTGAAGCACCCAAAGGAGTCCTTCCACAGTAACTTTGTGTCTCTCGACTGTGACCAGTGCACCATGGTGACCCAGAACGGCAAACCCATGTTCACACAG GTTTGTGTGGAGGGCCGCCTGTACCTAGAGTTCATGTTTGATGACATGATGAGGATCAAGACGTGGCACTTCAGCATcagacaacacagagaggtcCTACCAAGGAGCATTTTGGCTATGCAT GATCCCCAAATGCTCGATCAGCTGGCTAAAAATATCACCAGATGTGGGCTGTCCAACTCCACGCTCAACTACCTCCGT CTATGTGTGATATTGGAGCCCATGCAAGAGTTGATGTCAAGGCATAAGACCTATAGCTTGAGCCCCAGAGACTGCCTGAAGACTTGCCTCTTCCAAAAGTGGCAAAGAATGGTAGCACCTCCAG CTGAGCCAGCCAGACAAGCTCCAAACAAGCGGCGGAAAAGGAAGGTGTCTGGCGGAAGCACCGTGAGCTCCGGTGGAGGCAGCAATAACAACACCAACAGCAAAAAGAAGAGTCCAGCCAACAGCTTTTCACTCTCCAGCCAGGTACCT GACGTGATGATGGTGGGAGAGCCCACTCTGATGGGAGGGGAGTTTGGTGACGAGGACGAGCGTCTGATCACGCGGCTGGAGAACACGCAGTTCGATGGGGCGAATGGCCTGGACGATGAGGACAGTTTCAACAGCTCGCCTGCACTGGGGGCACACTCGCCCTGGAACAACAAGGCTCCCTCCAGTCAGGAGAGCAAGAACGACAACTCCCAGTCGTCCCAGTAG
- the ldb1a gene encoding LIM domain-binding protein 1-A isoform X3: MSIRHEQYLHSSCSSKSFKLYSPKEPPNGGSFPPFHPGAMLDRDVGPTPMYPPSYMEPGMGRPTPYGNQTDYRIYELNKRLQNWTEDCDNLWWDAFTTEFFEDDAMLTITFCLEDGPKRYTIGRTLIPRYFRSIFEGGATELFYVLKHPKESFHSNFVSLDCDQCTMVTQNGKPMFTQVCVEGRLYLEFMFDDMMRIKTWHFSIRQHREVLPRSILAMHDPQMLDQLAKNITRCGLSNSTLNYLRLCVILEPMQELMSRHKTYSLSPRDCLKTCLFQKWQRMVAPPAEPARQAPNKRRKRKVSGGSTVSSGGGSNNNTNSKKKSPANSFSLSSQDVMMVGEPTLMGGEFGDEDERLITRLENTQFDGANGLDDEDSFNSSPALGAHSPWNNKAPSSQESKNDNSQSSQ, translated from the exons ATGTCCATTAGGCATGAGCAATATCTGCACAGCA GCTGTTCGTCAAAGTCATTCAAGCTGTACTCTCCTAAGGAGCCCCCCAACGGCGGCAGCTTTCCCCCCTTCCACCCAGGCGCTATGCTGGACAGAGATGTGGG GCCTACACCCATGTACCCCCCATCATACATGGAGCCTGGAATGGG GAGACCCACACCGTACGGGAACCAGACAGATTACCGGATATATGAGCTGAACAAAAGGCTACAGAATTGGACAGAG GACTGTGACAATCTCTGGTGGGATGCCTTCACCACAGAGTTCTTTGAGGATGACGCCATGCTCACCATCACCTTCTGTCTGGAAGATGGACCCAAGCGATACA CCATCGGCAGGACGTTGATTCCACGATACTTTCGAAGTATCTTTGAGGGAGGCGCCACCGAGCTGTTCTATGTTTTGAAGCACCCAAAGGAGTCCTTCCACAGTAACTTTGTGTCTCTCGACTGTGACCAGTGCACCATGGTGACCCAGAACGGCAAACCCATGTTCACACAG GTTTGTGTGGAGGGCCGCCTGTACCTAGAGTTCATGTTTGATGACATGATGAGGATCAAGACGTGGCACTTCAGCATcagacaacacagagaggtcCTACCAAGGAGCATTTTGGCTATGCAT GATCCCCAAATGCTCGATCAGCTGGCTAAAAATATCACCAGATGTGGGCTGTCCAACTCCACGCTCAACTACCTCCGT CTATGTGTGATATTGGAGCCCATGCAAGAGTTGATGTCAAGGCATAAGACCTATAGCTTGAGCCCCAGAGACTGCCTGAAGACTTGCCTCTTCCAAAAGTGGCAAAGAATGGTAGCACCTCCAG CTGAGCCAGCCAGACAAGCTCCAAACAAGCGGCGGAAAAGGAAGGTGTCTGGCGGAAGCACCGTGAGCTCCGGTGGAGGCAGCAATAACAACACCAACAGCAAAAAGAAGAGTCCAGCCAACAGCTTTTCACTCTCCAGCCAG GACGTGATGATGGTGGGAGAGCCCACTCTGATGGGAGGGGAGTTTGGTGACGAGGACGAGCGTCTGATCACGCGGCTGGAGAACACGCAGTTCGATGGGGCGAATGGCCTGGACGATGAGGACAGTTTCAACAGCTCGCCTGCACTGGGGGCACACTCGCCCTGGAACAACAAGGCTCCCTCCAGTCAGGAGAGCAAGAACGACAACTCCCAGTCGTCCCAGTAG
- the ldb1a gene encoding LIM domain-binding protein 1-A isoform X9, translating into MSVGGCACPGCSSKSFKLYSPKEPPNGGSFPPFHPGAMLDRDVGPTPMYPPSYMEPGMGRPTPYGNQTDYRIYELNKRLQNWTEDCDNLWWDAFTTEFFEDDAMLTITFCLEDGPKRYTIGRTLIPRYFRSIFEGGATELFYVLKHPKESFHSNFVSLDCDQCTMVTQNGKPMFTQVCVEGRLYLEFMFDDMMRIKTWHFSIRQHREVLPRSILAMHDPQMLDQLAKNITRCGLSNSTLNYLRLCVILEPMQELMSRHKTYSLSPRDCLKTCLFQKWQRMVAPPAEPARQAPNKRRKRKVSGGSTVSSGGGSNNNTNSKKKSPANSFSLSSQDLVGTKTCTVPELEDRS; encoded by the exons GCTGTTCGTCAAAGTCATTCAAGCTGTACTCTCCTAAGGAGCCCCCCAACGGCGGCAGCTTTCCCCCCTTCCACCCAGGCGCTATGCTGGACAGAGATGTGGG GCCTACACCCATGTACCCCCCATCATACATGGAGCCTGGAATGGG GAGACCCACACCGTACGGGAACCAGACAGATTACCGGATATATGAGCTGAACAAAAGGCTACAGAATTGGACAGAG GACTGTGACAATCTCTGGTGGGATGCCTTCACCACAGAGTTCTTTGAGGATGACGCCATGCTCACCATCACCTTCTGTCTGGAAGATGGACCCAAGCGATACA CCATCGGCAGGACGTTGATTCCACGATACTTTCGAAGTATCTTTGAGGGAGGCGCCACCGAGCTGTTCTATGTTTTGAAGCACCCAAAGGAGTCCTTCCACAGTAACTTTGTGTCTCTCGACTGTGACCAGTGCACCATGGTGACCCAGAACGGCAAACCCATGTTCACACAG GTTTGTGTGGAGGGCCGCCTGTACCTAGAGTTCATGTTTGATGACATGATGAGGATCAAGACGTGGCACTTCAGCATcagacaacacagagaggtcCTACCAAGGAGCATTTTGGCTATGCAT GATCCCCAAATGCTCGATCAGCTGGCTAAAAATATCACCAGATGTGGGCTGTCCAACTCCACGCTCAACTACCTCCGT CTATGTGTGATATTGGAGCCCATGCAAGAGTTGATGTCAAGGCATAAGACCTATAGCTTGAGCCCCAGAGACTGCCTGAAGACTTGCCTCTTCCAAAAGTGGCAAAGAATGGTAGCACCTCCAG CTGAGCCAGCCAGACAAGCTCCAAACAAGCGGCGGAAAAGGAAGGTGTCTGGCGGAAGCACCGTGAGCTCCGGTGGAGGCAGCAATAACAACACCAACAGCAAAAAGAAGAGTCCAGCCAACAGCTTTTCACTCTCCAGCCAG gACCTGGTTGGAACAAAAACCTGTACAGTGCCGGAGCTTGAGGACCGGAGTTGA
- the ldb1a gene encoding LIM domain-binding protein 1-A isoform X8, protein MSIRHEQYLHSSCSSKSFKLYSPKEPPNGGSFPPFHPGAMLDRDVGPTPMYPPSYMEPGMGRPTPYGNQTDYRIYELNKRLQNWTEDCDNLWWDAFTTEFFEDDAMLTITFCLEDGPKRYTIGRTLIPRYFRSIFEGGATELFYVLKHPKESFHSNFVSLDCDQCTMVTQNGKPMFTQVCVEGRLYLEFMFDDMMRIKTWHFSIRQHREVLPRSILAMHDPQMLDQLAKNITRCGLSNSTLNYLRLCVILEPMQELMSRHKTYSLSPRDCLKTCLFQKWQRMVAPPAEPARQAPNKRRKRKVSGGSTVSSGGGSNNNTNSKKKSPANSFSLSSQDLVGTKTCTVPELEDRS, encoded by the exons ATGTCCATTAGGCATGAGCAATATCTGCACAGCA GCTGTTCGTCAAAGTCATTCAAGCTGTACTCTCCTAAGGAGCCCCCCAACGGCGGCAGCTTTCCCCCCTTCCACCCAGGCGCTATGCTGGACAGAGATGTGGG GCCTACACCCATGTACCCCCCATCATACATGGAGCCTGGAATGGG GAGACCCACACCGTACGGGAACCAGACAGATTACCGGATATATGAGCTGAACAAAAGGCTACAGAATTGGACAGAG GACTGTGACAATCTCTGGTGGGATGCCTTCACCACAGAGTTCTTTGAGGATGACGCCATGCTCACCATCACCTTCTGTCTGGAAGATGGACCCAAGCGATACA CCATCGGCAGGACGTTGATTCCACGATACTTTCGAAGTATCTTTGAGGGAGGCGCCACCGAGCTGTTCTATGTTTTGAAGCACCCAAAGGAGTCCTTCCACAGTAACTTTGTGTCTCTCGACTGTGACCAGTGCACCATGGTGACCCAGAACGGCAAACCCATGTTCACACAG GTTTGTGTGGAGGGCCGCCTGTACCTAGAGTTCATGTTTGATGACATGATGAGGATCAAGACGTGGCACTTCAGCATcagacaacacagagaggtcCTACCAAGGAGCATTTTGGCTATGCAT GATCCCCAAATGCTCGATCAGCTGGCTAAAAATATCACCAGATGTGGGCTGTCCAACTCCACGCTCAACTACCTCCGT CTATGTGTGATATTGGAGCCCATGCAAGAGTTGATGTCAAGGCATAAGACCTATAGCTTGAGCCCCAGAGACTGCCTGAAGACTTGCCTCTTCCAAAAGTGGCAAAGAATGGTAGCACCTCCAG CTGAGCCAGCCAGACAAGCTCCAAACAAGCGGCGGAAAAGGAAGGTGTCTGGCGGAAGCACCGTGAGCTCCGGTGGAGGCAGCAATAACAACACCAACAGCAAAAAGAAGAGTCCAGCCAACAGCTTTTCACTCTCCAGCCAG gACCTGGTTGGAACAAAAACCTGTACAGTGCCGGAGCTTGAGGACCGGAGTTGA
- the ldb1a gene encoding LIM domain-binding protein 1-A isoform X6 translates to MSIRHEQYLHSSCSSKSFKLYSPKEPPNGGSFPPFHPGAMLDRDVGPTPMYPPSYMEPGMGRPTPYGNQTDYRIYELNKRLQNWTEDCDNLWWDAFTTEFFEDDAMLTITFCLEDGPKRYTIGRTLIPRYFRSIFEGGATELFYVLKHPKESFHSNFVSLDCDQCTMVTQNGKPMFTQVCVEGRLYLEFMFDDMMRIKTWHFSIRQHREVLPRSILAMHDPQMLDQLAKNITRCGLSNSTLNYLRLCVILEPMQELMSRHKTYSLSPRDCLKTCLFQKWQRMVAPPAEPARQAPNKRRKRKVSGGSTVSSGGGSNNNTNSKKKSPANSFSLSSQVPDLVGTKTCTVPELEDRS, encoded by the exons ATGTCCATTAGGCATGAGCAATATCTGCACAGCA GCTGTTCGTCAAAGTCATTCAAGCTGTACTCTCCTAAGGAGCCCCCCAACGGCGGCAGCTTTCCCCCCTTCCACCCAGGCGCTATGCTGGACAGAGATGTGGG GCCTACACCCATGTACCCCCCATCATACATGGAGCCTGGAATGGG GAGACCCACACCGTACGGGAACCAGACAGATTACCGGATATATGAGCTGAACAAAAGGCTACAGAATTGGACAGAG GACTGTGACAATCTCTGGTGGGATGCCTTCACCACAGAGTTCTTTGAGGATGACGCCATGCTCACCATCACCTTCTGTCTGGAAGATGGACCCAAGCGATACA CCATCGGCAGGACGTTGATTCCACGATACTTTCGAAGTATCTTTGAGGGAGGCGCCACCGAGCTGTTCTATGTTTTGAAGCACCCAAAGGAGTCCTTCCACAGTAACTTTGTGTCTCTCGACTGTGACCAGTGCACCATGGTGACCCAGAACGGCAAACCCATGTTCACACAG GTTTGTGTGGAGGGCCGCCTGTACCTAGAGTTCATGTTTGATGACATGATGAGGATCAAGACGTGGCACTTCAGCATcagacaacacagagaggtcCTACCAAGGAGCATTTTGGCTATGCAT GATCCCCAAATGCTCGATCAGCTGGCTAAAAATATCACCAGATGTGGGCTGTCCAACTCCACGCTCAACTACCTCCGT CTATGTGTGATATTGGAGCCCATGCAAGAGTTGATGTCAAGGCATAAGACCTATAGCTTGAGCCCCAGAGACTGCCTGAAGACTTGCCTCTTCCAAAAGTGGCAAAGAATGGTAGCACCTCCAG CTGAGCCAGCCAGACAAGCTCCAAACAAGCGGCGGAAAAGGAAGGTGTCTGGCGGAAGCACCGTGAGCTCCGGTGGAGGCAGCAATAACAACACCAACAGCAAAAAGAAGAGTCCAGCCAACAGCTTTTCACTCTCCAGCCAGGTACCT gACCTGGTTGGAACAAAAACCTGTACAGTGCCGGAGCTTGAGGACCGGAGTTGA
- the ldb1a gene encoding LIM domain-binding protein 1-A isoform X4: MSNICTAVSCSSKSFKLYSPKEPPNGGSFPPFHPGAMLDRDVGPTPMYPPSYMEPGMGRPTPYGNQTDYRIYELNKRLQNWTEDCDNLWWDAFTTEFFEDDAMLTITFCLEDGPKRYTIGRTLIPRYFRSIFEGGATELFYVLKHPKESFHSNFVSLDCDQCTMVTQNGKPMFTQVCVEGRLYLEFMFDDMMRIKTWHFSIRQHREVLPRSILAMHDPQMLDQLAKNITRCGLSNSTLNYLRLCVILEPMQELMSRHKTYSLSPRDCLKTCLFQKWQRMVAPPAEPARQAPNKRRKRKVSGGSTVSSGGGSNNNTNSKKKSPANSFSLSSQVPDVMMVGEPTLMGGEFGDEDERLITRLENTQFDGANGLDDEDSFNSSPALGAHSPWNNKAPSSQESKNDNSQSSQ, from the exons ATGAGCAATATCTGCACAGCAGTAA GCTGTTCGTCAAAGTCATTCAAGCTGTACTCTCCTAAGGAGCCCCCCAACGGCGGCAGCTTTCCCCCCTTCCACCCAGGCGCTATGCTGGACAGAGATGTGGG GCCTACACCCATGTACCCCCCATCATACATGGAGCCTGGAATGGG GAGACCCACACCGTACGGGAACCAGACAGATTACCGGATATATGAGCTGAACAAAAGGCTACAGAATTGGACAGAG GACTGTGACAATCTCTGGTGGGATGCCTTCACCACAGAGTTCTTTGAGGATGACGCCATGCTCACCATCACCTTCTGTCTGGAAGATGGACCCAAGCGATACA CCATCGGCAGGACGTTGATTCCACGATACTTTCGAAGTATCTTTGAGGGAGGCGCCACCGAGCTGTTCTATGTTTTGAAGCACCCAAAGGAGTCCTTCCACAGTAACTTTGTGTCTCTCGACTGTGACCAGTGCACCATGGTGACCCAGAACGGCAAACCCATGTTCACACAG GTTTGTGTGGAGGGCCGCCTGTACCTAGAGTTCATGTTTGATGACATGATGAGGATCAAGACGTGGCACTTCAGCATcagacaacacagagaggtcCTACCAAGGAGCATTTTGGCTATGCAT GATCCCCAAATGCTCGATCAGCTGGCTAAAAATATCACCAGATGTGGGCTGTCCAACTCCACGCTCAACTACCTCCGT CTATGTGTGATATTGGAGCCCATGCAAGAGTTGATGTCAAGGCATAAGACCTATAGCTTGAGCCCCAGAGACTGCCTGAAGACTTGCCTCTTCCAAAAGTGGCAAAGAATGGTAGCACCTCCAG CTGAGCCAGCCAGACAAGCTCCAAACAAGCGGCGGAAAAGGAAGGTGTCTGGCGGAAGCACCGTGAGCTCCGGTGGAGGCAGCAATAACAACACCAACAGCAAAAAGAAGAGTCCAGCCAACAGCTTTTCACTCTCCAGCCAGGTACCT GACGTGATGATGGTGGGAGAGCCCACTCTGATGGGAGGGGAGTTTGGTGACGAGGACGAGCGTCTGATCACGCGGCTGGAGAACACGCAGTTCGATGGGGCGAATGGCCTGGACGATGAGGACAGTTTCAACAGCTCGCCTGCACTGGGGGCACACTCGCCCTGGAACAACAAGGCTCCCTCCAGTCAGGAGAGCAAGAACGACAACTCCCAGTCGTCCCAGTAG
- the ldb1a gene encoding LIM domain-binding protein 1-A isoform X7 has product MSVGGCACPGCSSKSFKLYSPKEPPNGGSFPPFHPGAMLDRDVGPTPMYPPSYMEPGMGRPTPYGNQTDYRIYELNKRLQNWTEDCDNLWWDAFTTEFFEDDAMLTITFCLEDGPKRYTIGRTLIPRYFRSIFEGGATELFYVLKHPKESFHSNFVSLDCDQCTMVTQNGKPMFTQVCVEGRLYLEFMFDDMMRIKTWHFSIRQHREVLPRSILAMHDPQMLDQLAKNITRCGLSNSTLNYLRLCVILEPMQELMSRHKTYSLSPRDCLKTCLFQKWQRMVAPPAEPARQAPNKRRKRKVSGGSTVSSGGGSNNNTNSKKKSPANSFSLSSQVPDLVGTKTCTVPELEDRS; this is encoded by the exons GCTGTTCGTCAAAGTCATTCAAGCTGTACTCTCCTAAGGAGCCCCCCAACGGCGGCAGCTTTCCCCCCTTCCACCCAGGCGCTATGCTGGACAGAGATGTGGG GCCTACACCCATGTACCCCCCATCATACATGGAGCCTGGAATGGG GAGACCCACACCGTACGGGAACCAGACAGATTACCGGATATATGAGCTGAACAAAAGGCTACAGAATTGGACAGAG GACTGTGACAATCTCTGGTGGGATGCCTTCACCACAGAGTTCTTTGAGGATGACGCCATGCTCACCATCACCTTCTGTCTGGAAGATGGACCCAAGCGATACA CCATCGGCAGGACGTTGATTCCACGATACTTTCGAAGTATCTTTGAGGGAGGCGCCACCGAGCTGTTCTATGTTTTGAAGCACCCAAAGGAGTCCTTCCACAGTAACTTTGTGTCTCTCGACTGTGACCAGTGCACCATGGTGACCCAGAACGGCAAACCCATGTTCACACAG GTTTGTGTGGAGGGCCGCCTGTACCTAGAGTTCATGTTTGATGACATGATGAGGATCAAGACGTGGCACTTCAGCATcagacaacacagagaggtcCTACCAAGGAGCATTTTGGCTATGCAT GATCCCCAAATGCTCGATCAGCTGGCTAAAAATATCACCAGATGTGGGCTGTCCAACTCCACGCTCAACTACCTCCGT CTATGTGTGATATTGGAGCCCATGCAAGAGTTGATGTCAAGGCATAAGACCTATAGCTTGAGCCCCAGAGACTGCCTGAAGACTTGCCTCTTCCAAAAGTGGCAAAGAATGGTAGCACCTCCAG CTGAGCCAGCCAGACAAGCTCCAAACAAGCGGCGGAAAAGGAAGGTGTCTGGCGGAAGCACCGTGAGCTCCGGTGGAGGCAGCAATAACAACACCAACAGCAAAAAGAAGAGTCCAGCCAACAGCTTTTCACTCTCCAGCCAGGTACCT gACCTGGTTGGAACAAAAACCTGTACAGTGCCGGAGCTTGAGGACCGGAGTTGA